In Bacteroidota bacterium, the genomic window AGTAATCACCCGGTGCATTTGTGAATGTATAGTACCAGTTGTTATCTTGAAGTCCTCCCAGGATGATATCATCGCCATTACCTGCATGATCTATAGCTACTGAGTAAAATTGGGACGTACACAGATAATTGTTTAAACGGGTCCAGGATACGTTTTCAGCTAAACAATCTTCTGTAAATACAATTCCGCCGTCACATGCTACATATAAAGCATCAGGATTTGAGGGATGGAAAGCGAATGCATGTACATCGGGGTGAAGCATATGCAGCGAATCCATATCATAGGGATCACCGCCAATCCAGGATGTCTGCAACGTGTCAAAAAATCCGTTTGTGGTCCGGAATAGACTCATCCCGCCGGTAAAAACCACATTCTCATCATCGGGTTTAACACCCAGGGTAAATGTGTAACCTCCATAGGATATAAACGAGTTCGGATAACTCAGAAAGTCTCCGTGGCCATTCCCGAACATATTCTCTGTCCTGTTTTCCCAGGTACCCGAATCGGCCTGAATATTATAGGTGTATTTCCAGAAGTAATTATCAGAGTTAAAAATTCCGGAATAAGGTATATGAATGGAAGATGGTGATTCTGTCATCAGATATACCACTTTTTCATTGGATGGTGCCACAGCCAGTTGCATTCTGCGATAAAGATCCGGAAAACCGGCAGGAGTGATATTGATCCAGTGGATCCCATCTTCCGAACGCCATACGCCCGCTTTTTGAGGCCGCATGATGGAGGTTGTAAAAGAACTCAGGGCAGCATAAAGAACGCCATCTGAGGTTATGGCTATATCTGTTGCAAAGGAATTATTGGTCAGATCACCTAGGGTGATAGTCCAGGTATTACCTCCATCCACCGATCGCATGATGGCACCATAACAGGCAGCATAGACCATATCTTTATCAGGAACAGTGGGATCGGTCACTATCCGCCAGACACCCTGGAATACTTTTTCAAGTGTTCCTGGCGTCCCTCCCTGGGTTGAAGGCAGGGGTTGCCATGTCTCTCCGTTATCTGTCGACTTAAAAATACCATTCCCAATCCCAATCGTTCTTACATTCGTACTTACATTGCGATCGGTGGTACTTAAAATTTCTCCCGTACCGTAATACCAGATGTCTGTTTTTCCCGGTCTGGTATCTTGCGCAAGAGCCGTAGCACTCTGCTCTGTATTGGGAGGAGTCACCTTGTACCATACATTACCTCCTGTAGTGGTACGCCACATGCCTCCTGAAGCGCTTCCCGCCAGAATAATATTTTCATCTTCCACATCGAAAGCCATGCATAACATTCTGCCACCGACATTAAAAGGTCCTCTGTGGTCCCATAGCTGGGTTCTTTCTGATGTTTCCTTCTTGGGTAACGTGGAGGCAAAAGCCAGTTCATCTGCCTTGATATGATCAGGAATGGCGTTTATTTGAGGATCCCGTATTTTTTCATACTCATATTGTGCATTGTACAATGCAAATTCTCCTCTGGACAAACGATATAATTCATCCGTAACCGGCTTTGCAAAATCACTTTTATTTTCTGTATCAGAATTATTTATGAAAACCAGATAATAAAATCCCGCCAGAAGGATTAATGGTCCCGCGAGATAATAACATTTCTTTTTCATTTTTTAAAAAATTTGAATAATGCAATTTACGATTTTTTTTAATTTTCTGACACGAATTTGTTATTGCAATTATTTTTCCAGCCACAAAGATGCGGGTCAAGTGACTAAGCTGCATTAACTATCAAGGAAAAAAAAATGTAATATTGTACCTGTCCTGTGACCCGATAAAATAATTTTCATTAAAAGGATCTGACCGAAAATGAGACGTCACAACCTGCACCGTATATTAGTTTTTACTGTTTTTGTGCTTTGGGGACATGCCTATTTGACTGATATCTCTTTGGCACAAGCTCCCGGGATCCGCCAGCCTGTCGATACTGTCGGCTTTGCCACATTTAGCTGGCAAATGGACAGCATCATGACAAGAATCGGCAGGGAACAAGGAAAACTATTTCAAAAAACATTAGCTGATGCTCACATCGCTGATAATTATACCTGGAAAACCGTGATTTGCCCTCATGATGATTACACTTATGTTGGATACCTCTATCCGGCTGTTTTAAAAAACCTGAAAGCAAAAACCATCATTCTCTTCGGTGTGGCACATAAAGCCAAGCAACTTAATCTTGAAAACCAGATCATCTTCGACAGCTACTCCTCGTGGAAAGAACCAAAGGGTAATGTTCCGGTGTCAACGTTAAGAGAAAAAATAATTAAAGAGCTGCCACCTGAGACATACCAGGTCAATGATTCCATGCAAAGCATAGAACATTCAATAGAAGCCCTAGTGCCTTTCATTCAGTACTATCACCCGGATGTGGAAATTGTCCCTATCCTGGTTCCATATATGAATTATGACAGAGCGAATGAAATTGCGCATGCTCTGGCAGCAGCAATTCAAAAAGTTACTCAGAAAAGAAACTGGACATGGGGTGAGGATTATGCCATAGCCATCAGCAGTGATGCCGTGCATTATGGTGACCAGGACTGGGGAGGAAGCAACTATGCCTTTTTCGGCGCTGATACCTCAGGATATATTGCGGCTGTTCAGCATGAATGGGAGATCATCAACACCATCTCCGGGAAAATTACACCTGAACATGTCAGGAAATTTACAACCCTCACGGTCGATGAAAAGGATTATAAAAAGTATACATGGACATGGTGCGGAAGATACTCAATACCTGTGGGGCTTCTTACATCATACTACCTGGCTTACCTGTTAAGGCAGGACGAGCTCACAGGTATACCTGTCGGCTATGCAACAAGCATTGATCATAAGCAAATTAAAGTTGATGATATCCGCATGGGTGTGACAGCCCCCGCAAATATCCGCCATTGGGTAGGATATGCAGCTATCGGGTACAAATGATATGGGAGATTTACTAATTTTTTAACCACGGAGGGACACGGAGGTATATATGGAGGAACACAGAGGGACTATACAATCACACGTTTTATTCCATTACGAAGGTGCTTAACGTTGAAATTTATCAGTAGCCCAACTTTGCATCCTGATAATTTTAAGTAAGTAATGACCTGTGCTAGATGCACTTCATTAAAGGTTTCAACTGCCTTCACCTCTATAATCACTTTGTCTTCAACAAATAAATCCACTCTATAACCAATCTCTAACTTAATACCTTTATATATCAATGGAAGAGGTTTTTGTTTTTCAACATTCATTCCTTCTTTTACTAATTCATAGTT contains:
- a CDS encoding GxxExxY protein; this translates as MIESDLTERIIRCALNVHSKLGPGLLESSYEECLNYELVKEGMNVEKQKPLPLIYKGIKLEIGYRVDLFVEDKVIIEVKAVETFNEVHLAQVITYLKLSGCKVGLLINFNVKHLRNGIKRVIV
- the amrB gene encoding AmmeMemoRadiSam system protein B; this translates as MRRHNLHRILVFTVFVLWGHAYLTDISLAQAPGIRQPVDTVGFATFSWQMDSIMTRIGREQGKLFQKTLADAHIADNYTWKTVICPHDDYTYVGYLYPAVLKNLKAKTIILFGVAHKAKQLNLENQIIFDSYSSWKEPKGNVPVSTLREKIIKELPPETYQVNDSMQSIEHSIEALVPFIQYYHPDVEIVPILVPYMNYDRANEIAHALAAAIQKVTQKRNWTWGEDYAIAISSDAVHYGDQDWGGSNYAFFGADTSGYIAAVQHEWEIINTISGKITPEHVRKFTTLTVDEKDYKKYTWTWCGRYSIPVGLLTSYYLAYLLRQDELTGIPVGYATSIDHKQIKVDDIRMGVTAPANIRHWVGYAAIGYK
- a CDS encoding T9SS type A sorting domain-containing protein — encoded protein: MKKKCYYLAGPLILLAGFYYLVFINNSDTENKSDFAKPVTDELYRLSRGEFALYNAQYEYEKIRDPQINAIPDHIKADELAFASTLPKKETSERTQLWDHRGPFNVGGRMLCMAFDVEDENIILAGSASGGMWRTTTGGNVWYKVTPPNTEQSATALAQDTRPGKTDIWYYGTGEILSTTDRNVSTNVRTIGIGNGIFKSTDNGETWQPLPSTQGGTPGTLEKVFQGVWRIVTDPTVPDKDMVYAACYGAIMRSVDGGNTWTITLGDLTNNSFATDIAITSDGVLYAALSSFTTSIMRPQKAGVWRSEDGIHWINITPAGFPDLYRRMQLAVAPSNEKVVYLMTESPSSIHIPYSGIFNSDNYFWKYTYNIQADSGTWENRTENMFGNGHGDFLSYPNSFISYGGYTFTLGVKPDDENVVFTGGMSLFRTTNGFFDTLQTSWIGGDPYDMDSLHMLHPDVHAFAFHPSNPDALYVACDGGIVFTEDCLAENVSWTRLNNYLCTSQFYSVAIDHAGNGDDIILGGLQDNNWYYTFTNAPGDYWFQSVDLYYDGFSSRIADNHDFAVISAYSGNIWTHLFDENNHPKDIFYQTPDTLLSYYDPTIGANPIFPFYCNFILDPVSNETFYLPTINSIWRKDNMKAASQDTSLRNAGWSKLNHIDLSESVEISALNISLNPPNRLYYGTNNGHLYKLDDANTGDPYPIEITGENFPFNAFVACIDVDPANADRIFTVFSNYRVKSIYYSDDGGMNWTHVSGNLEQYPDGSGAGPSVRWVKTLNYDEHTVYFAGTSTGLYSTISLNGDQTVWAQEGSNSIGYIMVDMIDARESDGFIAIATQGNGIYSTYYDPAAATGDKTESTSLNFNCYPDPFKHHATIEMELNKPALVEIGLLNIQGQVVKDLYKRNCPKGTLYLKIDGSDLSSGIYFIRARINELVNVRKVIVMD